A region of the Osmia bicornis bicornis chromosome 1, iOsmBic2.1, whole genome shotgun sequence genome:
AATAAATTAAGACAAGCTGAAGAAGCAGCAAAAGAAACTCCTCCAATTTTATTATCTCTGCAGTCTGAAATGGCTCTGATGAAGAAACAGCATTTGAATGCGATACATGAAGTAATTCGATAAATATTAATACGTTCAATACCTATTCATAGTAACTCCAATTATTGAAGTCGTATTTTTGCGCTAGTTTTGAAATCTATAGAAGCGCGAggaattcaaatttaaaaagtgTGATGCTCTgaaattcttaataattagtCAATCGACGTGttaatttatgcaatttttatCTATAACTCTActaaaaatcatttatttattctacaGGAGCAAAAGAGAGCTGCAACCGCGGAGCAACAGGCCAGAGCTTTAGCAATGACTCATGAAGCAAGAGTGGCTGGCTTAGAAGCAAGATTGGCTGAACTCTCAGAAATTGTCGGAGGATACGACAAAATGAGACAACAAGATCAGCAAGCAATTCAAAAACTAAAAGACCAATTAATCAGTTTACAAGATTCTGAGCatgattatattaatttaaataatgagcCTGAAGAGATTATCTCTAAGATAAAGAATCTTTATACCAAATTGTTGGATTTGGACAATAAGAAGAATGAATCAACACATGTTAAATGTATCTACATTAAAAATCAACACATAAAAATGTTCATAAGAATCActaataacaaattttatttttcagtgtTATTACACAATCTAGAATTGTGTGACAAGCAACACGTTGTTGATTACAaagaaaagtatgaaattttGTTGCAAGAATTTGAAGATTACAAACAACAATGGAAATACAGTAATACAAATAGGTCCTATAATATTCAGAACCAAAATATAGCGTTGTCtcatgataaaaataataagacgCAACTACATCTTTTGAAGGCACATAGTAATAATTTAGAAGAAAGAATACGTGTtttgaataatgaaattataaacaaGGAAAGGGAATTACAATTGAAATTGGAGCATCAGCAAAAGGTATTCAAATTCTCGCACGATTTTTCGAAtctttttcttataaatatctactataattaatattactgTTTTTAGTCATTTCAAGAGGATCGAGATAAATTGGAGCACATGTTAATACAAAAAGACAACGAATATCGAAGtaaaatatctacattagaacaACAGTTACTGCGTCAAAGAGAAAGGTCAATGGCTCTCATAGAAGAAAAAGACAAAGAAATCATGAATCTAAAATCATCTTTTCATGCAGCTCTGtctaaaaaagaaagtattcAGAATAAATCAGATGAAAATAAGAGAGAACCTGTTAGTGACTTAATGACAGGGTTATTAACAAGTGACAGTCCTCCAATTCTACATTACAGTCAAGAATTAGCTAGAAAAGAAGTTCAGGTATCAACTTCTCGAAGGAAAGTTTTAGAATTAGAAGCTACACTACGAGAGAGGCAAAGAGAGATGGTTCATATAAAGGAGAAACAGAAGGAAGAGATAAAAAGTTTACAGGCACAGATTGCGAGGTAATATattcatatatatttattaagcGTACAGATTTATTGGGTAccttttgaatttgaatttcctGCACTTCAGAAGATCTGAAAAGTAGCGCGAGATTTTGAATGACGATGATCGTCATTAAAATTACTACAACTTCAGTTAAAAAAGGCATTACTGTAATTactattctttttaaattgtagaAACTATAAAGTACTTATAATATTTcgtaaaaaattatagtaGCTTTAATTTTTGTTACTGCCGAGAACCGACACTTATTTCCCTGGCGCGGGAAGATAttggaattaaaaattcaaattgatAAAAGGTACCAAATTAATGTCTACGCCTAATATAATACGTATACATTACAAATAATCAATTCTTTTAGACTAGAAGCATGCAAATCTCGAGAAGGCGCTaatttggaatatttaaaaaacgtTTTCATTAACTATTTAACTACCAGTGATGCTTCTAGTAAACGTCATATGTTGAATGCAATTTCTACAGTGTTGCGTTTCACTCAAGAGGAGTTAAGTAAGGTAAAACACTAATTTTTAATGGGAATTGAGTAATGTGTTcgtagaattttaaaataggCAAAATTATTGTTACTAACATTCCTTATTTAGATAGTTCTAAGATTTGAAACTTGTAATTCTTTGGTTTTTAccataatataaattttactttttcaatGAGTATATATTATTTCGTAATATCACCACAgctttaaaatattaacaaaagaaACTACATATCAATTCGgtgccttttcttttttttaattgaaatcgaATTTTCGCGCCACTTGTCATATACATCAAAGCGCGGGAAAgttcaaaataataatgctaGTGGGaccgaattaatttatacGCTAATATATTAAAGATAGAAggaaatataacataaatCTTCCAATAgtagatattaataattataaatgcacgtaaaaattctaaaatcaaTAACAAAATGAGTTTAATACGCATctattgtatttatttgtatttcattttatgcTACGTGAATTATGTACAAAAAAGAATGACTAAATGACTAAAAGAATGACGACGTTTGGCATGTAatcatgaaaaaagaaaggaaaattagAGAATGATTGTACGCATTTATCAAGATCCTCAAAGCATCTAAAaattctgtttttctttttacaaggTTCTCGAAGCAAATAACTGAACTATATACAAGTTAAAATTCCATGCTCTTTTAATCCGTGAACACGTCTAATGTTgtgataataaaatacaagcaAACGGTCGATAGCCATTTTGTTTTACACtgtttgaaaaaatgaattacaCGCACCCATGATCTTCCGTGTCGCATTCTTTAATTCAAGGCATGATGTACACCTGTTCAGGCTGAGAACGTCGGCGATTGTCAACATAGAGTACaacattttatttgataacacttgttcaataatttataattagacattggtatataatatatatatgattctttaatatatatatattcatatatatCTGCTTTCTGAAAATTCGTAATCCACTATTTTTTTCACATACAGTGATGGTAATACTAATGTACAGAGGCCCTTAAATAACGTTTCCCCGAGAAAAGTACATCCTCTTTGTGCACTTCgtcgaaaaatgaaaaaaatcaatGTAAGTTTATCCACCATAATGGACTGTAACTTGGTTTTATCTGCAAGTACTTTTATACCAATTAAAATGCTGCCTCATTCAATTCGGAGATCCTAGAACACAGTAATGTACAGTACTGGGCACGGAGACTTCTCTAAGGTGAATGGCAATAGAGGGGAGATGGCcccatatatgtatatgatgTTAGGGCCCTATCCTTGCATGGATGTTTGCGCGGGAAATTTGGATTGATATTGCATATTTCTtagttatatactaaatttgctcatgtttaataattaaaaattatattgtgAAGTActcttaatattaatatccctcaaaattaagatttagAGAATTCCTACCGTACTCGGTACTGTACATAGATGCAACGTAACTTCTCTTGGTTAAGTGTAAGTGTATATCGGTTTCTTTCCGGAAACAAATAGGCGTGAAACACTGTTTACAAGTATAATAATCCCTCGAGTGTtgattttaattctttttcaatatattgtgtgtacaaattaattcggtgctaCAGTTATTCaaataatcatttatattctCGCGTTACTTTTCAAATCCATCAAAACGTGGAAAATTCGAAATTAAACATCGAATTGATTTGTACACCAATATAATATCACCATTAATTACAACAGGCATTTGTTTCCGTACAGTGATGAGAAATTTATTATCGTTGGACAAAATGAGATTCACTCTTGCTGTTGAACAACAGCAGACAACCATAACCTCTTGTACGAGCAATGTGACATTGTACGGTGTTTAAATATCCCTTAATCTTAAACGTCATggatagaataaataaataactgtaACTTTGAGCATTATAAAAAAGTCTGCAggcatttattaaatattgcaaaataatgaatgaaaagTAATCAACGCATGTATTCGTTTTATTCAATGTTACATATCTGTATTAGCAGTACAAATGAATTCGGTgtcttttcaaatttttacaCCACTTTTTAAACCCGCCGAAGTGCgggaaatttaaattgaagaaGGCGTAATGCTaaaggcaccgaattaatttgtacatctTTTTCTTCTAAGCTCGCCACAGTGTTAAAATACACGTCCTCCGTAAATGTCACAGTGCCTTCGAGCAAATTCCGTGGTTACTTTTGTTATACTAATGCTTTAGAAAAAAAGTAACGCATTCGTAAGTCAAAATGGTCACACGGCAATTTGGTCCAACAACTGGTTCTCGTATAAAGGGCGTCGGTGTTAAAATCTGCCAATCccaacaaatttttatatttacagtTCATGTATATGCAAAAGTAATACATTATACAATTTTGCTGATCTGTCacagttaaaaattaaaagtattaGGTATAAGAATTAATTCGGCGCCTTTTCATATTTTCGCACCACTTTTCAAGTCCACCAAAGCGCgggaaattcaaatttaaaacaCGTAATGCTAAAGGCACTGAATCAATAGGTACacctaattttaaatatgttaagATAATTATACGTAaagttaaaaatgaattttgttagaaaaataattttatgaacTTTTAGCAGACTGGCACAGATTTTAACGCCACAGCCATATTTTTCATCTATAAATTGTGtaatatatatctatatatatagatGTATGCATATTGTGTaagtatatgtatatgcatCACAAGATGTTAAACATTTCACTTGTAATTTTTCATACAATTACACTTTATTACCTACGCATGTACAATGCATGATATTTTCATGCATTTAATGCTGTATATAACAAAGATTCACTGTATGCTTTTTATTTCGCCATAATATGATATTACTTCTCCTATATTTCTATAACATTATTCGTGACTGATATATAATcgtataacaattttaaaaatatttgtagaATTAAACAAGAAAAAATAGCAACTTagaatgtaataaaaatacattgttgcgaataataataaaaaaaagaaattaattaagaaatagaAGTGCATAGGTTTCGATCAAGTGCGTAAGGATTCAGGGGAGAGAATATGGTGAAGAAAATGCCAGTTAAGTAGCCGCCATTTTACTTTACTTCTGTTTTCCTAGATCACAGTCACATGATGGCTGCTAAATCACTAAACATATttcatcaccattttgtaacaaaaaaaaaccaaaaaaGGAGGGAAATATGAaagtatttttcaaaatcttaTCAATACTGGAAAATAGTTTATACaagtacaaaatataaattctttgaaGGGCAATGAGAGACGCTTGATCCCTGGTGTGATCTATTTCCTGTAAAAGGAAGTTAGTACATATTAAAATTACGCAgctaatataaaatattgctGAAACTCTAAAATGAGAAACTACATTATTATCtaaaatattgttataataaaaatagaattcaAAACAATCTAAACTTTGAcgggaaattaaaaaaaattccttTGCAAGATTCAAAGCAATTTATACTTGGAcgggaaattaaaaaaatctcTGCAATATTCAAAACAATCTATAAATTATGGagggaaattaaaaaaatttctgataaaaacaatgtgatttaaaaagaaaattactaTAATATGATTTAATGATTGGAATATGAATTTcttaatcattttaaaaaaaaggttaCAAGATTGAATCACTGCAGATTTCAAGTGTCTCTGTTTTGCCGCCGGTGCGTTAAACGCtccatgaaaaataataaatgaaaaaatgtaataatatttacaaataataatatcctAAGAATTTTAGGAAAGGGTTAACTTTGGAGGAGGGTTGGGGGGACCGTCCCGTGCGCAAGAAGGCCCGCAATCTGTAATGATCCTTTCATAACCTAATCCTGCCTGCGCTCTCATTATTCTACAAATTACAATGCTATACTCTACCATTTCGTATCCtaaatcttttaataatatatactCAATTAGTATATTGTATTTTCTTCctatttacaaaatatgtaGAATAGACATTGTTCCTATCCTAACTACAATATGCGTGCCGTGGCgcaaaatttgaattttttcaaagtgcGCTTTTCCATTTTATAAACATTATCGCTAATTACATAATCTATTTTACAGCCAAATTCAACAAATCTCCGCTGAAATTCAACGTGTTGATAAAATGCgctaaaataatatataattcattaaaaaaaattgaatctcaaatttcatcaaataatacgcatttaaaaacaaatagaTTGTCCATGgccaaaaaaaaacaaaaaaaaaaagaaaaaaagacggCCTGTATAAAAACCGTCgcaaaaaaaatttaaaatattttataaaataattgaacgcGTTGAATTTAAGCAGAGCTTTAAAAACAGTAGATAAGTACTTTCGAGAATATTAGAAACATATATCAAGTGGTGTCTAACAATTAATTAAGGGACTTATTTACGCATGCATTCCCTTCTTTGTCGCCGCACAATGGCACGATTTATCTGAATGCTTCTTAAAATCTTTTATAGATACTTCTTTTTAAACTCTCCCACTCCAGCTCATGCCGTATAATATTTacagataaaataaacatatttGCTGACTgcgttacataaattttgtgCAATGTTTCATATCGCAGTTCTATAGTTTCATCtttctatatatataaagtATAACTAAAGTATATAAACtctgattttcattttaattctaATACTCTGATTAagatttctttctctctctctcatacACACACGCATACAATGTTTAACAACGGCTTAGGCCTTCTGTAATTCCTTGCAAGGTGCTTCGATGTACAGATATCACTTTCACCTgtagtaaaataatttctatattttttttataaatcatcTTTGGATTTAGAATGCAGAAGAGTATTGTCTTTTCTTCTGAGACAAGAAAGCTCGTCATTTTTTATTGAGCCTCTAATTTGCTAATGGAATTAGTGGAATTCTTGATCACTCATTTCCAATAAAACACAGATGCTCGAACACACATAAACTTTcttatatacatttattgaTATGTGTACATCAACTCACCTTGATATGCCTGTATTAAGTTTACCTGCCTCAATGTTCAAATTGCACTAAAGCCTTGCATCACTTTACAACAAAcgttcctttcttttcaatGAATAATGATGTACTCATGCTGTGGAGTAGGGGGATGCATAGTATCACAGTTGGCACGTGGGCGCTAGCTACCACTACTGCTTACGGGCAGTGAATGGGGAGCTCCCATCGATGTAGGAGGAGCAGTCAATGGtcctataaaaatattaaaattgagaattaaaaattacaacaaaTTACTAAAAAACTCTTTAGAAATAAAACTGATTTTAAGTATTTGTAAGTTActgatattcaaaatttaCGTCTTTCAAGATATCTATGCACCTGCACATTTCGGCTATCATACGCGTAACAAACTCgggaaaattttaaatgaaaatgaagttTATAAATACCAGTCACGTTGGGCGAAGGTTCAGAAATAGGTAACGGGCTAACGAGACTGTTAGCACTCATGGGCGTCGAATTGGCTTTCAATTTCTGTCTCACTTCCCTGATTTTCAATTGCAAACTCGTCTTGTTAGGAAATATATCCGAATGTTTTGCTTGAAACGTTGTAGTGGCCTGAGTAGAAGGAAAATACCCGTGTTCTTGAAACAATTGCATCACAAGATGCCGACGCTGTTCCAAGACTTTTCTGTGGCCtctttcattttcgtttctacCGCCGATTCCTACTGAATTACCACCGCCTCCAGGGGTCTTCGGCGTCCTAGGGGAACTGGCATCGACGTCTACAAGATCTGTGTTAGTTCTGTAGGCGTCGACGTTAAAGTCTGGACCAAAGAATGTATTCCCTGTCAATTTCACACTGGAAGTTGATTTTGGAGTGGCGGACACTGGTGTGTCCGATTCAATCTCGTCCTCATTTACTGttaaacaaatatatttttactaaaatgaaaatttgaaaagcgAATAATATTTGTTGACAATTATTTACTTGTGGGCCTATGAGGTCCTTGTGTAGACTTCTTGCGGTAACTTTGCATTTGCATCGATGATTGTAAATTTGATGGATGTAAACCTGATGTTACTACTGAACTATGACCAGATGAACCCGCTGTATTAATTGTGATTGCACTTGGACTTTGGATGTCTTCTGGCTTGAATTCAGGCAAAGACGAGAacttttcttgaaaattcacTTGCTCAAGAACTCTGGAAATGTATATATGTTAaaagttgaaataattaaatataaacatcAGGGTAACTAAAATTTTTAGTCCGTATTTTTGGCACTGTTCGAACACGAACACTGTACAGTACCGTACACAGAGGTTTTCCCGAGGGAAATGGCAATGTAAGGGAGGTGGTCCCATATATGTATACCTATAGTTGTCTAGGGCCCTATCACTTACGtgtaaacgtttacgcggaaaaatttacattgatatttattttattacctATATTTCTTAGTTACATACTAAATTCTACAAcatctaataattaaaaattatattctaaattattcttaatattttcaaaatcaaaatacCTGTCCATTCCATCCTCAACATTCTTTTTAAAGAAAGATCCTTTCTTGGTAGAAGGTGAAGGCGAAGCATGAGATTCTGAGAAATTTTGTTCCGCGGATTGAGATGTGCTTGTTTGTGAACGATTGTCACAGTGTTGAGACGTCAGAGGCCCATGGTCTCCTGCATTTGATGTGGGAGGCATTGCTAAGAATCATAATTTCCATAAACATATACTCACAGctaatttcaataacaaaACTATCATAAAATACCCATTGATTGTCTCCTTTGTAATGGTGCACGACCAAGTTGTGCCGGGGTAGGCGCGAGCATAAAAGGACCTTTACTTGGCCCTACATCATTTTGAACATCATCCATGGAATACGATTTATTAGATGGAACTTCACTAGCGTGATTACTGAGAGGCGTATGAGGAGTGTGCGGCGTGGATGGTTGCTTGTGTTTATCGTTCGCAACAGGTAGAAGAATATTAACAGTATCCTTCCTGTCTTGTTCAGATTTCACATTGGTCACTAAAATACGAATCATGTAACTCCCAATCTCTAATTTACTTTAAATGATTTTTGAGTACTTACCATAAAATTGAGCATGGTTGTTTCCTACTtgattttcattcttttcagGCTCTGCCAGTCGCGCTATTGGATGACCAATTCCTCTGTAATTCGACGTGGTGGATGTCGTTGAGACTGGGTAAGATTTGCTCACAATCACGCTTTGCGTTTCCATCTTATTACTAGAAACTAAACCTTGTGAAGATATGTTGCGATTGCCAGCatctataattaattataggATTTTTAAAACTAGATTTttgtgtatttttaatttggcGTACAGTAATGAACACAGTAGGCTTCCCtaaggaaaattttattaagcGAATATCTTCAACTTCTtcaatttgtacacctaaaataatatttcaactttttttaaattaatatctttaagattagaactttgaaaattctttcatCCCGCCAATTTTCTCTAGGAACACCTACCTTATTTTGTACCGTACAAACTTACCGGAAATAGGTATATGGAATCCACAGTACATCCGGGGATGGGGAGGTGTCGGACCAAGATACTGGGATCCCTGCTGCGGTTTGGAAACAGCCACCAAATCGTTATCGAGCAATGTTAGAGTGAACGATGGTTGATAAGGGACAGCTGAAGTAAGGGGACGAAGAATAGTGCCTAAAGACTGCAACGGCTGCTGTTGTTTAAACAGAGCCATCATAGGTTTTGATCCAATCTGTCAGTATTATTAAGCTTTTGAGTTTATTCGCATGTGTTTACACGTGAACCATTTAAGAGTCCCCTCATTAATTGCTCCCTCATTTCAGGTTATTATGTTAATCCTTTGTTGCATTATATCGTaattgtacaaaattaaaaaactttcaacattatataattatttattatttaaaactaaatttctttttgaaaTCATGCAACAAAGaattaaattgataattttcagGCAAGTAGGCACGTGCGAATAGCACTCAACTATCCTAGTATCATAGTAACTATTCATACCTTATTCTCAGACAAAAGTATTCACACATGCCTGGGGTCTTTAAAAAATGGGGCTTAGGTGTCTGGGTAATTTTAGGTATGTATGTTACTATCCAATCATTCTACTATATACTCACAGAATGCAATACAGGAGCAGCTGTGAATTTAGTCATGTTCCTTCCATTTTCATGAATGCTTGCCACCAGATTACTCATGCTGTACTGCGTACTATATTGCTGCTCGTTCTTCACTGGCTCAGGCTTGATGACTTTCGGTGATATAGGCATGGTTATGAACGCTCCACCAGTGGGCTGGAAACCTGACACTCCGGTAGGATTCACAGGACTGTGGTAAGGATACGTGCTGGATAAAACAGACACGGTTCCCCCCTTGTCCATGGAAGTGTGATGGTACTTTGTTGTAGTCTCAATACCTGTTGAAGGTATTCGTGCTAGACAAAGGAGAGACGCCTTTACCACACTATGCTACATAattatgtattataattaaataaaatgtaccTTTGATGGGCTTAGGCCTGCAAGTGACTTCTTGCTTGACACTCATCTTTTGACCACTCACAGGAGAGAATCTTGACTGAGAATAGCACTTCTTTTCACCGTCTTCATCCTGAATATCATTGTCGCTGTCCGTCAACTTATCCTTACATTTCAAATCAATTTCAGGCTGAGGATCTTCACAAATAACCATCTGATCTTCATCCGATGCATTTCCATCCTCGTCTTGTTTTATATCGGATTCCGCAGTCTCCACTTGCAGAGGCATTTCCATTATCCGATGAATATGCGACTGATTGACAACCTGATGAAAATACacaaatagaaaattgtatattaaatgATGTAAGTAAAATTTACCTCGATGGTAGGGACTTCGTTATACACGGTGGTGACTGGTACAGTGATTTCATCACTTGCTCTTGGAGTCAGTGGTATATCATCCGTTGGTGGTCCCATGTCAGTTTCCTCTCCAGTGCTGTTTAATTTCCCTCTGGATTCACTTCCTTTAAAACTTGTACTAGAAGTTTTTCTTCTATCCTTGCTACACCATTTCCAATCCGGATGCGCCTTGAAATGAGCCTCCTTTACCTCTGATGCAAGGTCATGGTATTTCTGCTTCTCTTCCGAACCCAAAGCATACCACCACTCTCCCAGTATTTTAGATACCGTGCGGTTGTCTTGATTCGGGTGTCTCTGGTGCACAACAGCGCGATGGCGTTTAGAGAAGATCATAAATGCGTTCATTGGCCGGCGTATTCTGTCTTTAGTCTGTAAAAAATTGCATGTATTATTCAGAAACAATTGTACTTTTCAATTAAACTTACTTTCAGAGGACTCTGGGGCTCTTTGGAATGCAACGCGCTAAGAGATTGACTGCGTCTTTTGTTAGCATTGGTCTCAACCTCCGCAGGAGTTGTGGGTTCTGCTTCAAATACATCATCATCCTCCTCTTCCGCGGGAGTGATGGGGTCTGGGCCTGGAGCTGATCCGTCCTCACCAGGCGTACTCATGCTGATTGGAATTGGAGGTGCACTCAGTGGTGGGCTCAATGCTGATGGCGGAGGACTCACTTCTGCTTGATCCAGTACCGTAGTCTGCCAGGGAAAAGCTGCAATGAAATTGCTGTGTTAATCACAATGGCCACTGTTAGTAGGATGGAATAGCAATAGAACCTTTCCCAACATTAAAGCAGAAAGTTGATTAGTTTGTATTAATGGTACATTTAAAATTAGATACATTTGGAGACATAGTAACtacaattattgaaataatcgtTATCGGTGTTTATATTTTCGCAGCATAGAAGCATAGG
Encoded here:
- the LOC114870890 gene encoding protein capicua homolog isoform X4 — protein: MLTAHSEMQEKREDPLGGGQYGTGGGGGGSSIEEKSIPEQPPPPPAPPQRDPSDPTISAKKLPKKRKFDPSELEEMDKTSNVTSNINNMVNIRAPNMPISQSGLVQQSTIATRQSPQQQESDCYQVSSAHSVVVLPPQSTAVDYSVREEPLRSRPRPATVAIDLSEWRDHRVLALRDSYYYPGVIRNVVQGEIYIEFDGDRKQMRYTDVLGAGKYDVIGDASPSVGQVTLDAKVCIKCPTSNNHIDMAKVFVKGTVCKILTNPKRFVVKIPREDDQSDRYVVKRADLRLVQPPWWDELEEGLEDCDSSRVEGIEHGYRNSSEAPAVPILQLHHTTHHTSHISTHSDTSGYYRTTGTSPLMTLGTSAHSATTALSNGSRPYDDLESEDDLDREDITFPSDADAKLSGSSKRSSMQSRGSTSSLVEQRSITPRSQAATPRSQAATPHRYKKGDVVTTPSGVRKKFNGKQWRRLCSKEGCSKESQRRGYCSRHLSLKGSGLRGPTNTFPGSRMDGEETSRDSDTSPNYGDRRIAGRFDQDETEAANMLVSLGSSRSATPAFSSPTGQSSISPCINQSPVPPLGLNQNNVFMPISSPAHHAAPLISPGTKWKNSPTQSTFHTQYQQQVIKPEPNRVVRSNRPAPTAPNPASIGASVIRISPVSRGISGPNLTSSWSEQSPPPRHPSVVTTIAQQQQGIILQHALTTNNGFPSHSEIPEQSPQILKPSHSPHIPPLSAPTPQNLTLLHKPLEQPVDYAQPQPQSQPIYVMQHQHEKKYLVIKNTMDVFAAGHITNQDDKYRPGLMNHLGQLPSLHQAQCQPPQSPAVSSVHVDKLSVLQQASKIATHASTHMDMQRTQPPPTSVVMTTTEASNPPTPTSVFQHVIVQPGHLVQIPKTQASREENSKNNGVLYGSHDVPAYQPHPPSLLNNAVRNWKKAFPWQTTVLDQAEVSPPPSALSPPLSAPPIPISMSTPGEDGSAPGPDPITPAEEEDDDVFEAEPTTPAEVETNANKRRSQSLSALHSKEPQSPLKTKDRIRRPMNAFMIFSKRHRAVVHQRHPNQDNRTVSKILGEWWYALGSEEKQKYHDLASEVKEAHFKAHPDWKWCSKDRRKTSSTSFKGSESRGKLNSTGEETDMGPPTDDIPLTPRASDEITVPVTTVYNEVPTIEVVNQSHIHRIMEMPLQVETAESDIKQDEDGNASDEDQMVICEDPQPEIDLKCKDKLTDSDNDIQDEDGEKKCYSQSRFSPVSGQKMSVKQEVTCRPKPIKGIETTTKYHHTSMDKGGTVSVLSSTYPYHSPVNPTGVSGFQPTGGAFITMPISPKVIKPEPVKNEQQYSTQYSMSNLVASIHENGRNMTKFTAAPVLHSIGSKPMMALFKQQQPLQSLGTILRPLTSAVPYQPSFTLTLLDNDLVAVSKPQQGSQYLGPTPPHPRMYCGFHIPISDAGNRNISSQGLVSSNKMETQSVIVSKSYPVSTTSTTSNYRGIGHPIARLAEPEKNENQVGNNHAQFYVTNVKSEQDRKDTVNILLPVANDKHKQPSTPHTPHTPLSNHASEVPSNKSYSMDDVQNDVGPSKGPFMLAPTPAQLGRAPLQRRQSMAMPPTSNAGDHGPLTSQHCDNRSQTSTSQSAEQNFSESHASPSPSTKKGSFFKKNVEDGMDRVLEQVNFQEKFSSLPEFKPEDIQSPSAITINTAGSSGHSSVVTSGLHPSNLQSSMQMQSYRKKSTQGPHRPTINEDEIESDTPVSATPKSTSSVKLTGNTFFGPDFNVDAYRTNTDLVDVDASSPRTPKTPGGGGNSVGIGGRNENERGHRKVLEQRRHLVMQLFQEHGYFPSTQATTTFQAKHSDIFPNKTSLQLKIREVRQKLKANSTPMSANSLVSPLPISEPSPNVTGPLTAPPTSMGAPHSLPVSSSGS
- the LOC114870890 gene encoding protein capicua homolog isoform X9, coding for MLTAHSEMQEKREDPLGGGQYGTGGGGGGSSIEEKSIPEQPPPPPAPPQRDPSDPTISAKKLPKKRKFDPSELEEMDKTSNVTSNINNMVNIRAPNMPISQSGLVQQSTIATRQSPQQQESDCYQVSSAHSVVVLPPQSTAVDYSVREEPLRSRPRPATVAIDLSEWRDHRVLALRDSYYYPGVIRNVVQGEIYIEFDGDRKQMRYTDVLGAGKYDVIGDASPSVGQVTLDAKVCIKCPTSNNHIDMAKVFVKGTVCKILTNPKRFVVKIPREDDQSDRYVVKRADLRLVQPPWWDELEEGLEDCDSSRVEGIEHGYRNSSEAPAVPILQLHHTTHHTSHISTHSDTSGYYRTTGTSPLMTLGTSAHSATTALSNGSRPYDDLESEDDLDREDITFPSDADAKLSGSSKRSSMQSRGSTSSLVEQRSITPRSQAATPRSQAATPHRYKKGDVVTTPSGVRKKFNGKQWRRLCSKEGCSKESQRRGYCSRHLSLKGSGLRGPTNTFPGSRMDGEETSRDSDTSPNYGDRRIAGRFDQDETEAANMLVSLGSSRSATPAFSSPTGQSSISPCINQSPVPPLGLNQNNVFMPISSPAHHAAPLISPGTKWKNSPTQSTFHTQYQQQVIKPEPNRVVRSNRPAPTAPNPASIGASVIRISPVSRGISGPNLTSSWSEQSPPPRHPSVVTTIAQQQQGIILQHALTTNNGFPSHSEIPEQSPQILKPSHSPHIPPLSAPTPQNLTLLHKPLEQPVDYAQPQPQSQPIYVMQHQHEKKYLVIKNTMDVFAAGHITNQDDKYRPGLMNHLGQLPSLHQAQCQPPQSPAVSSVHVDKLSVLQQASKIATHASTHMDMQRTQPPPTSVVMTTTEASNPPTPTSVFQHVIVQPGHLVQIPKTQASREENSKNNGVLYGSHDVPAYQPHPPSLLNNAVRNWKKAFPWQTTVLDQAEVSPPPSALSPPLSAPPIPISMSTPGEDGSAPGPDPITPAEEEDDDVFEAEPTTPAEVETNANKRRSQSLSALHSKEPQSPLKTKDRIRRPMNAFMIFSKRHRAVVHQRHPNQDNRTVSKILGEWWYALGSEEKQKYHDLASEVKEAHFKAHPDWKWCSKDRRKTSSTSFKGSESRGKLNSTGEETDMGPPTDDIPLTPRASDEITVPVTTVYNEVPTIEVVNQSHIHRIMEMPLQVETAESDIKQDEDGNASDEDQMVICEDPQPEIDLKCKDKLTDSDNDIQDEDGEKKCYSQSRFSPVSGQKMSVKQEVTCRPKPIKARIPSTGIETTTKYHHTSMDKGGTVSVLSSTYPYHSPVNPTGVSGFQPTGGAFITMPISPKVIKPEPVKNEQQYSTQYSMSNLVASIHENGRNMTKFTAAPVLHSQGSQYLGPTPPHPRMYCGFHIPISDAGNRNISSQGLVSSNKMETQSVIVSKSYPVSTTSTTSNYRGIGHPIARLAEPEKNENQVGNNHAQFYVTNVKSEQDRKDTVNILLPVANDKHKQPSTPHTPHTPLSNHASEVPSNKSYSMDDVQNDVGPSKGPFMLAPTPAQLGRAPLQRRQSMAMPPTSNAGDHGPLTSQHCDNRSQTSTSQSAEQNFSESHASPSPSTKKGSFFKKNVEDGMDRVLEQVNFQEKFSSLPEFKPEDIQSPSAITINTAGSSGHSSVVTSGLHPSNLQSSMQMQSYRKKSTQGPHRPTINEDEIESDTPVSATPKSTSSVKLTGNTFFGPDFNVDAYRTNTDLVDVDASSPRTPKTPGGGGNSVGIGGRNENERGHRKVLEQRRHLVMQLFQEHGYFPSTQATTTFQAKHSDIFPNKTSLQLKIREVRQKLKANSTPMSANSLVSPLPISEPSPNVTGPLTAPPTSMGAPHSLPVSSSGS